The Kineothrix sp. MB12-C1 genome includes a window with the following:
- a CDS encoding ABC transporter substrate-binding protein, translating to MKKRIISLMLASVMVISTLAACGSGNAGTAPAEEAAVEETEATDESAAQTGSDTPLVVGYRPFSEKFSMFFSESAYDKEVASLTAAMLLDVDRAGAAVMNGIEGETIEYSGTDYTYTGAADLDIQQNDDDTTTYNFKLREDITFSDGEPLTADDLIFSLYVFLDTAYDGYEVLNTLPIVGLKNYRANSTAADSVTADDVTAFIESMPEALATAISENVIAPILTAEKDWCTENFEAQGAASAEEFFIACYSTDETYDAAGKDYDTIVSDVIAMYGNDYQTLGSNYAGDETYFEGDVISLAEQLLIEEKVAAGEGEEVPNIVGIEKLGDYEVAVTLDGFDASAVYKFVEFGISPLHYYGDVSLYDYDNNQFGFPRGDLSIVKEKGTVPMGAGPYKFIKFENKTVYFEANENYYKGAPKIKSVQFKESAEADLIPGVQQGTIDLTDPSGSKQAFEQIGEINGTGELNGDAIMTSRVDNLGYGYIGINSETVNVGGEPDSEQSKDLRKAIATVLSVYRDVTIDSYYGDAASVINYPISNTSWAAPQKSDEGYQVAYSTDVEGNAIYTDSMSADDKYAAALEASLGYFEAAGYTVADGKLTAAPEGARLTYEIIIPADGQGNHPSFAILTDAKAAFETIGFTLEINDPTDSNVLWDKLNAGTQDLWTAAWQATPDPDMYQTYHSESASSNYYHIADPDLDAYIMDARTSADTGYRKSVYKECLNIIMDWAVEIPVYQRQNCIIYSAERINTDSFTPDVTTFYKWWKEIEKLEMK from the coding sequence ATGAAAAAGAGAATCATTTCTCTTATGCTTGCATCTGTGATGGTAATAAGCACCTTAGCAGCATGTGGATCCGGTAATGCAGGAACAGCCCCAGCGGAAGAAGCGGCTGTGGAAGAAACAGAAGCTACGGATGAAAGTGCAGCACAGACAGGCAGCGACACACCTTTAGTGGTAGGGTACCGTCCATTCAGCGAGAAGTTCAGCATGTTCTTCAGCGAATCGGCATATGACAAAGAAGTTGCATCCTTAACAGCGGCAATGTTGTTGGATGTTGACCGTGCAGGTGCGGCTGTGATGAATGGAATCGAGGGAGAGACCATTGAATACTCAGGAACAGATTATACTTATACGGGGGCTGCGGATCTTGACATTCAGCAGAATGACGATGATACAACAACATATAACTTTAAATTGCGTGAGGATATCACATTCAGCGATGGTGAACCTTTAACAGCAGATGACCTTATTTTCAGCTTATATGTGTTCTTAGATACCGCCTATGATGGATATGAGGTACTTAATACGCTTCCTATCGTAGGTCTTAAAAATTACCGGGCGAACTCTACGGCAGCAGACAGCGTAACAGCGGACGATGTAACGGCGTTTATAGAATCTATGCCGGAAGCATTGGCGACAGCTATCTCCGAGAACGTAATCGCTCCTATTCTGACAGCAGAAAAAGATTGGTGCACAGAGAATTTCGAGGCTCAGGGAGCTGCTTCGGCAGAAGAATTCTTCATAGCATGCTATAGCACAGACGAGACCTATGATGCAGCGGGCAAAGATTATGATACGATTGTCAGCGATGTAATCGCTATGTATGGCAATGATTATCAGACACTTGGCAGCAACTATGCAGGTGATGAGACATATTTCGAAGGAGATGTTATCTCTCTTGCAGAACAGCTTTTGATTGAAGAAAAAGTTGCAGCCGGTGAAGGCGAAGAAGTTCCGAACATCGTTGGTATTGAGAAGCTTGGCGATTACGAAGTGGCAGTAACACTCGATGGATTCGATGCATCAGCAGTTTATAAATTTGTAGAGTTCGGCATTTCTCCTCTTCATTATTATGGTGATGTGTCCTTATATGACTATGATAACAACCAGTTCGGTTTCCCCAGAGGAGACTTATCGATTGTTAAAGAAAAAGGAACAGTTCCGATGGGAGCAGGCCCTTATAAATTCATTAAATTTGAAAACAAGACCGTTTACTTTGAAGCAAACGAAAATTACTATAAAGGCGCTCCTAAGATTAAGAGTGTACAGTTTAAGGAGAGTGCTGAAGCCGATTTAATTCCCGGTGTACAGCAGGGAACTATCGATTTGACCGATCCCAGCGGAAGTAAGCAGGCATTCGAGCAGATCGGTGAGATCAACGGAACGGGCGAACTTAACGGCGATGCTATTATGACAAGCCGCGTGGATAACCTCGGATACGGATATATCGGTATTAATTCTGAGACAGTCAATGTAGGCGGCGAACCGGATTCTGAGCAGTCTAAGGACTTAAGAAAAGCAATTGCGACCGTTCTTTCGGTATACCGTGATGTAACGATCGATTCTTACTATGGCGATGCGGCAAGCGTAATTAACTATCCTATTTCCAATACATCATGGGCAGCACCTCAGAAGTCCGATGAAGGCTATCAGGTAGCTTATTCTACCGATGTAGAAGGCAATGCAATCTATACAGACTCTATGAGTGCAGATGATAAATATGCAGCGGCGCTTGAAGCTTCTCTCGGATACTTTGAAGCAGCAGGCTATACGGTAGCAGATGGTAAATTAACAGCAGCTCCGGAAGGTGCGAGATTAACTTATGAAATTATCATTCCGGCTGACGGACAGGGTAACCACCCGAGCTTTGCAATTCTTACGGATGCAAAGGCGGCGTTTGAGACAATTGGATTTACTCTGGAGATTAACGACCCGACAGATTCCAATGTCCTTTGGGATAAGCTGAATGCAGGTACACAGGATCTTTGGACTGCTGCATGGCAGGCAACTCCGGACCCGGATATGTATCAGACATATCATAGCGAAAGTGCTTCTAGTAACTACTATCATATTGCGGATCCTGATTTGGATGCATATATTATGGATGCGAGAACCAGTGCAGATACCGGATACCGTAAATCTGTTTACAAAGAGTGCTTGAATATCATTATGGATTGGGCGGTAGAAATTCCTGTATATCAGAGACAGAACTGCATCATCTATAGTGCGGAACGTATCAATACAGATAGCTTTACACCGGATGTAACCACATTCTACAAATGGTGGAAAGAAATTGAAAAGTTAGAAATGAAATAA
- a CDS encoding M3 family oligoendopeptidase, whose amino-acid sequence MKFKDMPYERVKYEEVEKEFQQVIEELKQAKSGEEQFEVHEKFYALSNRIETMMTIAHIRYDIDTADEFYSKEKEYYDEIMPKISNLLVEYRQAMYNSPFRSYLEEKIGPVAFKNIELEIKSFDEKLIPLMQEENVLVTKYNKLIASAAIEWEGESLNLSLLRPYLTNSDREIRKKAYEKFSAFFLSVEEELDDIFDKLVKNRTKQAGEMGYENYIELGYYRMRRNCYDKDMVENYRNQVKEYFVPFAEKMHERRKNRLGLEKLSYIDAGVYFLNGNPAPIGNPEEIMQAGQKMYSEMSPETKEFFDFMMENELFDVLGRKTKKAGGYMTSLPVYGAPFIFANFNGTSDDVDVITHECGHAFQGYVSAKDPIQEHWDITMETAEIHSMSMEFFAEKWIELFFGDRSQDYRNMQLEDASAFIPYGCMVDEFQHIVYEKPDMTPKQRRDAWLELEKVYRPHMDYESDPFFSKGGFWQKQQHIYNSPFYYIDYCLAQTCAFQYKVKMDEDYAKAWESYLKLCHLSAKDFYTNMVKEVGLNSPFEDGCIRDIIEKLESKME is encoded by the coding sequence ATGAAATTTAAGGATATGCCTTATGAAAGAGTGAAATATGAAGAGGTGGAAAAAGAGTTCCAGCAGGTGATTGAGGAATTGAAACAGGCGAAAAGCGGAGAGGAGCAGTTCGAGGTTCATGAGAAGTTCTATGCTCTTTCCAATAGAATAGAGACGATGATGACGATTGCCCATATTCGATATGATATTGATACTGCCGATGAATTCTATAGCAAAGAAAAAGAATATTACGATGAAATTATGCCTAAGATTTCTAATTTGTTAGTGGAATACAGACAGGCCATGTATAATTCCCCTTTCCGCTCTTATTTGGAAGAGAAAATAGGACCGGTAGCGTTTAAAAATATTGAACTTGAAATCAAGTCCTTTGATGAAAAGCTGATTCCCCTTATGCAGGAAGAGAATGTACTCGTTACGAAATACAATAAATTAATCGCATCTGCAGCGATTGAATGGGAAGGTGAAAGTTTAAATCTTTCTTTGCTGCGCCCTTATCTGACCAATAGTGATCGTGAGATTCGGAAGAAAGCTTATGAGAAATTCAGCGCCTTTTTCTTATCTGTGGAAGAGGAACTGGATGATATTTTCGATAAGCTTGTGAAGAATAGAACGAAGCAAGCGGGCGAAATGGGTTATGAGAATTATATAGAACTCGGTTATTACCGCATGAGACGTAACTGTTATGACAAGGATATGGTGGAAAACTACAGGAATCAGGTGAAGGAATACTTCGTGCCATTTGCTGAGAAAATGCATGAGAGAAGAAAGAACCGCCTTGGGCTGGAGAAGCTTTCTTATATTGATGCAGGAGTATATTTCTTAAACGGCAATCCTGCGCCGATAGGTAATCCTGAGGAGATTATGCAGGCGGGACAGAAGATGTATTCTGAGATGTCTCCTGAGACGAAAGAATTTTTCGACTTTATGATGGAAAATGAGTTGTTCGATGTGCTCGGAAGAAAGACGAAGAAGGCCGGCGGCTATATGACATCACTTCCGGTATACGGAGCACCATTTATCTTCGCTAACTTCAATGGAACGAGCGATGATGTAGATGTCATCACTCATGAGTGCGGACATGCATTCCAAGGATATGTATCGGCGAAGGATCCGATACAAGAGCATTGGGATATTACGATGGAGACTGCAGAGATTCATTCGATGTCCATGGAGTTTTTTGCTGAGAAATGGATTGAACTTTTCTTCGGCGACAGATCACAGGATTATAGAAATATGCAGTTGGAAGATGCATCGGCCTTCATTCCTTACGGCTGTATGGTAGATGAATTCCAGCATATCGTGTATGAGAAGCCGGATATGACTCCGAAACAGAGACGTGATGCATGGTTGGAATTGGAGAAGGTGTACCGCCCTCATATGGATTATGAAAGTGATCCCTTTTTCTCTAAGGGTGGTTTCTGGCAGAAGCAGCAGCATATTTATAACTCTCCCTTCTATTATATTGACTACTGTCTGGCACAAACTTGTGCTTTCCAATATAAGGTGAAGATGGATGAGGATTATGCGAAGGCCTGGGAAAGTTATTTGAAGTTATGCCATTTGTCTGCGAAGGATTTCTATACAAATATGGTGAAAGAAGTTGGACTTAACAGCCCATTTGAAGATGGTTGCATTCGGGACATCATAGAGAAGTTGGAAAGTAAAATGGAATAG
- a CDS encoding MarR family winged helix-turn-helix transcriptional regulator, with protein sequence MEIKRTLNDVLVRLFRNINDIEERAIQTEEYKGVTTNDMHVIEAIGIGCPRNMTAVAKSLSVTTGTLTIAVNSLVKKGFVDRARSEEDRRVVLVSLSEKGKKAYEHHQRFHEEMIDAVIAQLSEEEKVVLEKALRNLNNFFINKNK encoded by the coding sequence GTGGAAATCAAACGGACACTGAATGATGTACTCGTGAGGCTATTCCGGAATATCAACGATATCGAGGAACGGGCGATTCAAACGGAAGAATATAAAGGCGTTACTACAAATGACATGCATGTTATCGAAGCGATAGGCATAGGCTGCCCCAGAAATATGACGGCGGTAGCCAAGTCTCTGAGCGTCACAACAGGAACTCTGACCATAGCGGTGAACAGCTTGGTGAAGAAGGGCTTTGTGGATAGGGCGAGGAGTGAAGAAGACAGGCGTGTTGTTTTGGTGTCCTTATCCGAGAAGGGGAAGAAAGCGTATGAACACCATCAACGTTTTCATGAGGAAATGATAGATGCTGTTATCGCACAGCTTTCAGAAGAGGAAAAGGTAGTTTTAGAAAAGGCTCTTCGCAATTTAAATAATTTTTTCATTAATAAAAATAAGTGA
- a CDS encoding carbohydrate binding domain-containing protein: protein MRRKANRCSRRVFAALLAAVLTMQPMAAVHGSEPASTAAVVQEAADAEGGTVSESSNGEAGKSDVNETTPVDAQPEGGNTSSELSENTDIPETQPKESEVPGVLPEEGEVPDASPGENGAVDGQPGEEDDSLNEELEKDEEIDIPLEEDGLTDKKETMENGDASIETFAGLLSSGKGINLETAKTELYVGNDWAGANASHTEEGQKVTIQAANYGYNGEWGLQYMVMELPVKNKVTYKVEFDIISSVDKKVVVKLDGEGFIMETIELKANESYHYNKEVAAGEFADKTLYFAMGAMGEAEANLAGTMEIADITLTEKLAPAPAVEIAVNREGTQICFQQDVSADRESAKVFYGIFDNKAAAEAAASDPDKGAPNTLDMGKLTNDNWEAVVEGLSLKGGQAIAYYFRNTDISSAVTDTERKIYEFAPFVAKDYSVDKLNRADEGYKLIWNDEFDGTQLDMSKWSFQIGTKDPNGGPDNWGNQEKQYYTDSNHELADGKLKITAKKENKEGMSYTSTRIRTKTDEGETLFATKYGRVEARMKLPVGEGLWPAFWMLPEDTSIYGTWAASGEIDIMEARGRVPGEVGGAIHYGSQWPNNIFSGKSYSFDTTETDISGYHLYSLDWEPGKLTWLVDDVPYYTTSNFWSKGEGNAENYTYGAPFDVPFYVVFNLAVGGTYDQAADLSKASFPSSMEVDYVRVYQKEAGYQEDGLEQPDMDKDTEAFKSAAYQPRGEDGDYLGDKQMSTLKTVTEVNPEDTDWQFFVGSDFGGEATCGVEAVNGSNMAKIDITKGGSQNYAIQLIKHFPAARGYTYEISFDAKASVARNIIVKPAGDADNGWSAYGTNYDAALTTQMQHFTHRFTMDKDSDPTARLEFNLGLNTGTVWIGNVTVKQVEVEVKDPTDIPKIPLADGNQIYNGSFDQGTGRLGYWYLQDATARVVSAAYNHKAVITATGENPRLYQTGMELLQSDQYRFEMELSSEKDTSFQVAFVSKDESKTYMKESFAYKAAEGIKKYEVNFAIPKGVTDKEGKFLLTLEKGNTVTVDNIRLTRTTKNNVIIDYTGVDMKPVIWPSAEWKGHDQSDGDHKFTNQDGQLTIQATTADINYQRMLLHPVSITKGIDYKLKFQAKSDLGDTYEMSVQEDNTWAEALHETIDTTKEWKDYEFTFTSNMTNGGNPILLKYLLSGRNVGEGNFYLRNATMEVLAADSGCKEVPADAVSAGGRLIKGKDFSIKLKEGEWKEAFLKAIEDEKAIVMINSMSLNARIGLDKCLNADKTSFTIPAEYLSQADNYRIEIAVEGYTNLVLLVKTATAGATVEVGAGAPKTELDSGAIDSLLTEEDRKALEAGEDIHITLNVELLNNPAAADVEAIAGILKGRIVGLYLNMELFKTAGSAQPKQLRELSHKIRVTVMIPEALRKANRTFWIVRVHDGQAVLLEDLDQNPDTIQFETDQFSTYAIVYMDADNSDGGNGGNSGNNGNSNGGTGDGGTSSGGNVDNGQANDTVAKATALAVGSVKTGDDTPVMPYVILLVVALGIVLAVGYPRMKRTLANATDTESTKSTENTEN, encoded by the coding sequence ATGAGAAGGAAGGCAAACAGATGTAGCAGACGTGTATTTGCAGCCCTGTTGGCAGCGGTACTGACTATGCAGCCGATGGCAGCGGTACATGGCAGTGAACCGGCAAGTACCGCTGCTGTAGTACAGGAAGCGGCAGATGCCGAAGGGGGGACTGTATCGGAGAGCAGCAATGGGGAAGCGGGAAAGAGTGATGTGAATGAAACTACACCCGTAGATGCACAGCCGGAAGGCGGCAACACATCGAGTGAACTGTCAGAAAATACTGACATACCGGAGACACAACCAAAGGAGAGTGAAGTTCCGGGCGTATTGCCGGAAGAAGGTGAAGTACCGGATGCATCACCGGGAGAGAACGGAGCCGTGGATGGACAGCCGGGAGAAGAGGATGATTCTCTGAATGAAGAGCTCGAAAAGGATGAAGAGATAGATATTCCCTTAGAGGAAGACGGGCTGACAGATAAAAAGGAAACGATGGAGAATGGGGATGCATCCATCGAAACCTTTGCGGGGCTTCTGTCATCAGGGAAAGGGATAAATCTTGAGACGGCTAAGACAGAACTGTATGTAGGAAATGATTGGGCAGGGGCAAACGCGTCCCATACCGAGGAAGGGCAGAAGGTGACGATTCAGGCGGCTAACTATGGCTATAATGGCGAATGGGGACTGCAATATATGGTTATGGAACTGCCGGTTAAAAACAAGGTTACTTATAAAGTAGAGTTCGATATTATCTCTTCTGTCGATAAGAAAGTAGTAGTGAAGTTGGATGGTGAGGGATTCATTATGGAGACCATCGAGTTAAAGGCGAATGAATCCTACCATTATAACAAGGAAGTGGCCGCAGGGGAGTTTGCGGATAAAACATTGTATTTTGCTATGGGAGCGATGGGAGAAGCAGAAGCAAATCTTGCCGGTACTATGGAAATTGCAGATATTACACTGACTGAGAAGCTGGCACCTGCTCCGGCGGTAGAAATAGCAGTGAACCGGGAAGGCACTCAGATCTGTTTCCAGCAGGATGTTTCCGCAGATCGTGAATCTGCCAAAGTATTCTATGGAATATTCGACAATAAAGCGGCAGCAGAGGCGGCGGCAAGTGATCCGGACAAGGGAGCGCCTAATACCCTGGATATGGGGAAATTAACAAATGATAATTGGGAAGCGGTTGTGGAAGGGCTTAGCCTGAAGGGCGGACAAGCCATTGCCTACTATTTCCGGAATACAGATATAAGCAGTGCGGTGACAGATACAGAGCGGAAGATTTATGAGTTTGCGCCCTTTGTAGCGAAGGATTATAGCGTAGATAAATTGAACCGTGCCGATGAGGGATATAAGTTGATTTGGAACGATGAATTCGATGGTACGCAGTTGGATATGTCCAAGTGGTCCTTCCAGATCGGAACGAAAGATCCTAACGGCGGTCCGGATAACTGGGGAAATCAGGAGAAGCAGTATTATACAGATTCCAATCATGAATTGGCGGATGGTAAGTTGAAAATCACTGCGAAGAAAGAGAATAAGGAGGGGATGTCCTATACCTCCACTCGTATTCGCACCAAAACAGATGAAGGTGAGACTCTTTTCGCGACCAAGTACGGAAGGGTAGAGGCGAGAATGAAGCTGCCTGTGGGTGAAGGATTATGGCCGGCCTTCTGGATGCTTCCTGAGGATACTTCAATTTATGGTACGTGGGCTGCCTCGGGAGAAATTGATATTATGGAGGCAAGAGGACGTGTGCCGGGAGAAGTCGGCGGAGCCATACATTATGGATCGCAGTGGCCGAATAATATTTTCTCGGGTAAGAGTTATTCTTTTGATACGACAGAAACGGATATTAGCGGTTACCATCTCTACAGTCTGGATTGGGAACCGGGAAAACTTACATGGCTTGTAGACGATGTGCCATACTATACTACTTCCAACTTTTGGAGCAAAGGGGAAGGAAATGCCGAAAACTATACTTATGGAGCGCCTTTTGATGTTCCTTTTTACGTTGTTTTCAATCTGGCGGTGGGAGGAACCTATGATCAGGCGGCAGATCTTAGTAAGGCCAGCTTTCCGTCCAGCATGGAAGTTGACTATGTAAGAGTTTACCAGAAGGAAGCAGGCTATCAAGAGGACGGATTAGAACAGCCTGATATGGATAAGGACACAGAAGCCTTCAAAAGTGCGGCTTATCAGCCCAGGGGTGAGGACGGAGATTACCTTGGTGATAAGCAAATGTCCACCCTTAAGACAGTGACTGAGGTGAATCCTGAAGATACAGATTGGCAGTTCTTTGTAGGAAGTGACTTTGGGGGAGAGGCGACCTGTGGCGTAGAGGCAGTAAACGGCAGTAATATGGCAAAGATAGATATTACCAAGGGTGGAAGTCAGAATTATGCCATACAGCTAATCAAACATTTCCCGGCAGCGAGAGGTTATACTTATGAGATCAGCTTTGATGCCAAGGCGTCTGTGGCAAGGAATATTATAGTAAAACCGGCGGGAGATGCGGATAATGGATGGTCTGCATATGGAACGAATTATGATGCGGCATTGACCACCCAGATGCAGCACTTTACCCATCGATTTACTATGGATAAGGACTCTGATCCTACAGCACGTCTGGAATTCAATCTTGGGCTGAATACGGGAACTGTATGGATCGGTAATGTAACGGTTAAGCAGGTGGAGGTGGAGGTGAAGGATCCCACGGATATTCCCAAGATACCTCTTGCCGACGGCAATCAGATTTACAATGGAAGTTTCGATCAGGGAACAGGCCGATTAGGTTACTGGTATCTGCAGGATGCGACAGCACGTGTGGTATCTGCAGCATATAATCACAAAGCGGTTATTACCGCTACGGGAGAAAATCCCAGATTGTACCAGACAGGAATGGAGCTTTTGCAGTCCGACCAATATCGTTTTGAGATGGAGCTTAGCAGTGAAAAGGATACAAGTTTCCAGGTGGCCTTCGTCAGCAAGGATGAAAGCAAGACTTACATGAAGGAAAGCTTCGCCTATAAAGCAGCAGAGGGCATTAAGAAATATGAAGTAAACTTCGCGATTCCCAAGGGAGTGACAGATAAGGAAGGAAAGTTCCTTCTAACCTTGGAAAAGGGCAATACGGTTACCGTGGACAATATCCGCCTGACTCGTACGACCAAGAATAATGTAATCATCGACTATACCGGTGTAGATATGAAACCGGTCATATGGCCCTCTGCGGAATGGAAAGGGCATGATCAAAGCGATGGAGATCATAAGTTCACCAATCAAGATGGGCAACTAACCATTCAAGCGACAACGGCTGATATTAATTACCAGAGGATGCTGTTACACCCGGTATCGATTACTAAGGGAATTGACTATAAGCTTAAGTTCCAGGCTAAGTCCGATCTGGGAGATACCTATGAAATGTCGGTGCAAGAGGATAACACTTGGGCAGAGGCACTCCATGAAACCATCGATACCACGAAGGAATGGAAGGATTATGAGTTCACCTTTACTTCAAATATGACGAATGGAGGCAATCCGATTCTTCTGAAATATCTACTGTCCGGCAGAAATGTGGGTGAGGGTAACTTTTATCTGAGGAATGCAACGATGGAAGTTTTGGCAGCGGATAGCGGTTGCAAGGAGGTTCCGGCAGATGCGGTAAGCGCCGGAGGCCGATTGATAAAGGGGAAGGACTTCTCTATAAAGCTGAAGGAAGGGGAATGGAAGGAAGCGTTCCTGAAAGCAATCGAGGATGAGAAAGCAATAGTTATGATAAATTCGATGTCTTTGAATGCACGCATCGGCTTGGATAAGTGCTTGAACGCGGATAAGACTAGCTTTACAATACCTGCAGAATACCTGAGCCAAGCGGATAATTACCGCATAGAGATTGCAGTAGAAGGCTACACGAATCTGGTACTTCTGGTTAAGACAGCGACGGCAGGAGCGACGGTAGAAGTTGGAGCCGGGGCACCGAAGACAGAATTGGACAGCGGCGCAATCGACAGCCTCTTGACGGAGGAGGACCGTAAGGCTTTAGAGGCTGGTGAGGATATTCACATCACGCTGAATGTTGAACTGCTGAATAATCCTGCAGCAGCAGATGTGGAAGCGATTGCCGGTATTCTGAAGGGCAGGATAGTGGGACTCTATCTGAATATGGAACTGTTCAAGACAGCAGGTTCTGCGCAGCCGAAGCAGTTGAGGGAGCTGAGTCATAAGATTCGCGTAACGGTTATGATACCGGAAGCGCTTCGCAAGGCTAATCGTACTTTCTGGATCGTACGGGTGCACGATGGACAGGCGGTATTGCTTGAAGATTTGGATCAGAATCCGGATACTATACAGTTTGAGACGGATCAATTCTCTACTTATGCCATCGTCTATATGGATGCAGACAACAGTGATGGTGGAAATGGCGGAAATAGTGGAAATAATGGTAACAGTAACGGAGGTACGGGCGATGGCGGGACAAGCTCCGGAGGAAATGTTGACAACGGTCAGGCGAATGATACTGTGGCTAAGGCAACTGCCTTGGCAGTGGGCAGCGTTAAAACCGGAGATGATACACCGGTAATGCCTTATGTCATCCTTCTTGTTGTTGCGCTCGGCATAGTATTGGCAGTGGGCTATCCCCGTATGAAGAGGACCTTGGCGAACGCGACAGACACCGAGAGCACTAAGAGCACGGAAAACACAGAAAATTAA
- a CDS encoding zinc ribbon domain-containing protein — MDKFITMLEAAEFAAAFCGSWSFATSNDRYDVKGLLVLAETSDSEDPIDEDSFYVVSPAGAIGLCEDGEDIDWLFLSNNAPNEDLPLTYQAAPQIRFCSKCGAPVVPAARFCGKCGNRL; from the coding sequence ATGGATAAATTTATTACCATGCTGGAGGCGGCGGAGTTTGCCGCCGCATTCTGCGGAAGCTGGAGCTTTGCCACATCCAATGATAGATACGATGTAAAAGGCTTGCTGGTGCTTGCTGAGACAAGCGACAGTGAAGACCCCATCGACGAGGACAGCTTTTATGTGGTTTCCCCCGCCGGTGCCATCGGCTTATGTGAGGACGGCGAGGACATCGACTGGCTGTTTCTGTCCAATAATGCACCGAATGAGGATTTGCCGCTCACATACCAAGCTGCCCCGCAGATAAGATTCTGCTCCAAATGCGGCGCTCCCGTCGTTCCAGCCGCACGTTTTTGCGGAAAGTGCGGCAATAGACTATGA
- a CDS encoding zinc ribbon domain-containing protein yields MAKKKTSKNIPLPILILIYAVLLFAMYLSLSTLALAIWGDSVMGTVDSYDSRRDDTTAQENRSRTVSKGYWFVVNGKEYHGYVIYGSDEAWTSLDEGETRSERIRYLDVFPYVNKPAMLCEFDEMGEVAIIYHILAPIGYLLLLLLVIRTAGRGKKKKLAARKPAAPQIIEVRSDTDMFCRGCGNKLTEGAAFCSACGAKTQDSAPGVCTACGAKLPEEAEFCIGCGAAVSPAVPQPMEPSRAAAPARSQGGTGLVGFSDRYNCPEILAAAQKNKKSSIGCMWILVFVPLIGFPVAGLLMDDFPFGESLVIGVGIALVMLVVNLLALRKTKQPMWEGVVVNKYSKEKSEHRGGEDDNYRTYTEYTTIINTDAGKKKIIVEKDSGRHMYDYLSVGDRVRFHPRFGTYEKYDKSKDRIIYCNVCSMMNPIQNDRCKRCNNLLFK; encoded by the coding sequence ATGGCAAAGAAGAAAACGAGCAAAAACATCCCCCTGCCCATCCTCATCCTGATTTACGCCGTGCTGCTGTTTGCCATGTATTTGAGCCTCTCCACGCTGGCGCTGGCGATATGGGGTGATTCCGTCATGGGTACGGTGGACAGCTATGACAGCCGCCGGGATGATACGACCGCGCAGGAAAACCGCTCCCGCACCGTTTCCAAGGGCTATTGGTTTGTGGTAAACGGCAAGGAGTATCACGGCTATGTGATATATGGCAGTGACGAGGCGTGGACATCCTTGGATGAGGGCGAAACGCGCTCCGAGCGCATCCGTTACCTTGATGTTTTCCCCTATGTCAACAAGCCTGCCATGCTGTGCGAATTTGATGAGATGGGCGAAGTGGCAATTATTTACCACATCCTCGCTCCTATCGGTTATCTGCTTTTGCTGTTGCTTGTCATTCGCACAGCCGGACGCGGGAAAAAGAAGAAATTAGCGGCGAGGAAGCCCGCCGCGCCTCAAATAATTGAAGTAAGGAGTGATACGGATATGTTTTGTCGGGGCTGTGGAAACAAACTGACGGAGGGTGCGGCTTTCTGTTCGGCTTGCGGCGCAAAAACACAGGACAGCGCCCCCGGCGTGTGTACGGCCTGCGGCGCAAAGTTGCCGGAGGAGGCCGAATTTTGCATCGGTTGTGGAGCGGCAGTGAGTCCGGCAGTGCCGCAGCCGATGGAGCCGAGCCGGGCGGCAGCTCCCGCGCGCTCACAGGGCGGAACGGGGCTGGTCGGCTTTTCCGACAGGTATAACTGCCCTGAGATACTGGCCGCTGCGCAGAAAAATAAGAAATCCTCCATTGGCTGTATGTGGATATTGGTTTTTGTGCCGCTAATTGGCTTTCCCGTCGCCGGTCTGCTGATGGACGATTTCCCGTTTGGAGAATCCCTTGTCATCGGTGTTGGCATTGCTCTTGTCATGCTGGTCGTTAATCTGCTGGCGTTGCGAAAGACCAAGCAGCCCATGTGGGAGGGTGTGGTCGTCAATAAGTACAGCAAGGAAAAAAGCGAGCATAGGGGCGGCGAGGATGATAATTACAGAACCTATACGGAATATACCACAATCATCAACACCGACGCGGGCAAGAAAAAGATCATCGTGGAAAAAGACAGCGGACGGCATATGTACGATTATCTCTCCGTTGGCGACAGGGTGCGGTTTCATCCAAGATTCGGTACATACGAGAAATACGATAAATCCAAAGACCGAATCATCTATTGCAACGTCTGCTCCATGATGAACCCCATACAAAATGACCGCTGCAAGAGGTGCAATAACCTGTTATTCAAATAA